CGCACCATTCGTCGACGCGAACTGCACCAGATCGTTCCCCTGGCCGAGACCACGATCTATGAGATGGAGCAGCGCGGCGAATTTCCGCAGCGCTTCCGGCTCACCGCACGCTGTGTCGTCTGGGATTTGGAAGAGGTCGAGGCCTGGATCGAGGCGAGAAAGGACGCCTCGCGCTCAGCGAAGACCGGTGCACCTCCGGGTCCGGACGTCAGGCTACGCCAATACCGCCCCGTACGATAACCACCGCTCAACCACTGACCCGTTTGACAGGCGGTCGTCAGCCCCTTTGCCGTGAATCCATGGTCCCGAGATTCAGGCGCATCTGCGGCTCAAGGGCATGCACTTCGATGATGAGATGCCGACAGATCGCATTGAGCGAGTCCAATGTCCGGTCCGCCATCTGGGCGAACACAAAGATGTTCGTCATGAACAGCCCCTGCAGCGCAGACCCACCCGTGGAAGCCACGGGGTAGCGAAATGAGTACGAGCCAGGATCGACTCGATCCAGATCGGACAGGAACTGCAGTTCGTCCTCGTCGATAGCTCGCAGAGCAAGGGGAAGCCTGTCTCTCATAGCGGCAAGGACGGGCTGAGCCATGCCCAGCAGCTTCATAAGCGAATGCTCTCTCCACAGTCTTGGCAATACCTGGCGAAGCTCCTGATCGTCGACACTGAGCCTGGCCAAGCGGTACACCATCCCCTTGAGGTAGAGCTCGATCGCATGGCGAAAGAGAAAGATGACGGGGCAGGCACCGTAGTCAATATCACCAACATCCCTGCGTTCGTAACCGGCGATCAGGCCGTGAGCTGCATTCCGATAACTCACCGCATAGGAGACCACATCGCTGGCGGCATGGTTGCTCCAGTTCAGCAAAGCATTCCCGTAAGTCCCGCGAGGCGCGGAGTAAAACTCTTCAATCGTCATGTTGCAGTGCAAGAGGTGAATTGGGTCGCGACAGGAGTGGTGTTTCAGTCATCTGCCATGCCCCCCGTTTTATGCCTCGCAGACTGCGCTGATTGTTCAGGACTGCGGAACGCGGCGCTCGCGCTTTGCGAGCTTCGATAACAAGTAGGCGGAAACTGTTCCCACAACTTCAATGGCGGCCTTGGCCTCCTCATCAGCGAGTGTCGGCAACCATGGCCGGCCATGGCCAGAGCCCTGCTTGTTGCGAACTCGATTGACGCCCAAGGCCGAGAGGAACAGCCCCCGCTCCATCGACTTGACCGCCGGCTCGCCGGGCTGCTCAAGCATCTCCGGGACGGCGAGGTCCAGGGCTATGAAGGCCATGCCGAGCAGTGACTGGAAGTTGGCACCGCTCGGATATCTTCCTTGCAGCGTTTCGAGGACATGGGCGGCCGTGGCTTCCATCAAGTCCTTTCCGGCTCCCGCGATCAGGGCAGCATCCTCGGCGCCTTTTTGGGCACGTCGGGCATAGGCGGCCAACGCATCGGTGAGCGCAACACCGCGCAAAGAGGAGAGCACCTTGGGCGACAGCGTGCCGTCGTCGGCCAATACAAAACCTTCCGCGTCGAAGGCTGCCTTCGCATTGTCAATCGCCTCGCGACCCACATAGTTGGTAGACGCCTCTCGGAATCCGCCGCACGCGCGCACCTTCGCGAGCAAACCGGAAGTGAACCGGCTTGCCGCAACCGGGTTTGAGTCCATAACCGCGTAGAGAACGGCGCGCACGCGCTTCGCCTTTCCAATCATCTGCCCCTGCTGCTTGGGGTCATGCTCCGCAAGGCCCGCCTGGTTGACGTGAAACTCGATGTCGGCGTGCGAAGGCTCTCGGTAGACGCCGTTGTTGTTCGAATCGTCCACAAGCTGCATAAGCGCGTGGGCGATCGTGTCTGTCACCGGGATGTGAGACATTCTTTCTTTCCTCTTGCCAAACGGGCTAATCCGAACAAACCAGAGAGATCATCTGGGAGTCAACTGCGCTAGATAGTCGGAACCAACCATTTCGTAGTCCGAGGCCTTGATCCAAGCCCTTCCCTGCGCCGCGTGCGCATTGGCATATCCCCAGGCCGCGACGCGATGTGCGGTTTTGTCGTCTGTCGCTACACCTGCGGCCATCCCAATCTCACCGAGCGGTGCCGACTTCGTCGTCAACCGCTCCAGCCATCGCTCCAGATGACCTTTGCTCGCCAAAGAGTCGGACTTGCTCCGATTGCACTGGGGATGCGCCAACACAAAGTTGTGGGCGAGGTCACGCGGATACAAAGCGAACGGAACGAAGTGATCAACATCGGCCTCCTGCAGCCCTTGCCCGCAGTAGAAGCACCGCGAGCCATCCAACTTCCGCAGGCCGGCACCGATAATGGCGAGTGACTGCCGAGAGATACCAAAGAGGAAATCCTCCAAGTCCCCGGCGTCGCCCAAGATGGCATGGTTCCGGCGATTGGCTTTGATGTGCCCCACCCAGTGATTGCGGGCCAGTTGCTGGACAAGGGGATGAAACCGGCGCAAGCAGTACGCGATACCCGGCCTGAGGACCACGATGCCTCGACCTGGCCTCTCATAAAGGAACGGGTCGGTCATACCGCCGAAGTTCTGCAGGTAAGTTAGAGGCTGCGCGGAAACAACTGCGGCCACCTTCGACAGCAAGGGCCCATAGCCGACTTCACCCCGCGCTTGCTGTAACGTCGTCGAACTCGAGGTCGATCGAAACTCCTCGATAGCCGTGAGCACGGCCGCCTGCGCTCCCAGATTCTGAGCCAGCACTCCCGGTGTCGCATGGATCTGGTCGGCGCAATAAGGCAGTGCTTGCCGCCAATACTGCTGAACGAATCGCTCGGCGATCTGCCGAGTCGCCAATGGCAACTCGCCCCCATCGTCTGCTCCCAGCTCCACGGCAAGGTCTGAAAGCGCGATCAGCAGCGCAAACTTGTAGGTCGCCGTGAAATCGCCCTCAGCGAAGAGGCGCTGCAGCTTGGTCAAAAATGCCAGTTGCTGCTCTGCAGAAGGGGGCGCGTTCGCCATCAATTGCGTGAACTCCAGTAGTCGGCTTTGTCTGGGATCACCCAGCGCACTCCACCTCGGGGGTCCGGCTGATCGCCCCGGAAGCGGGGGATGAGATGGATGTGAAGGTGCGGCACTGTCTGGCCCGCGGCGGCACCGTCGTTGATCCCGATGTTGAATCCATCCGGATGAAATTCAGCACCTGCTGCCGCCTGGGCTTGATCCAGCAACTCCAACAACCCTGCGCGCTCCTGCGGGCTAGTCTCGAAGAACGACCCGATGTGCCGTTTGGGGATAACCAAGCTGTGCCCCGGCGACACGGGAAAGCCGTCGCGGATCCAGAGCGCATGGGCGTTCTGCCCCAAGACCCGCTCCGCCGGCAGCGAACAGAATGGACAAGACTTGGTCGTCATTTCACGTCACCCCATCAAGCGCCGAAACGACGCCCGATAGTCGATGGGCTCCAGGTGAAGCTGGTCTGCCAGTCGCCCCTTGAGAATGTAGAGCTTCGGCTCCTCGCGGAACTGGAAGACACGGTAGAGATGGAAGGCATCCTCTGCCTCGTCCGCAAAATCCAGCTCGTTCCGACTGATGATGAAAGCGGAGGCATGGCCACCGTTCGTGGTCTTGACCTCAATGAAACGGTGCTCGCCGGGCCGCTCGTGCGAGAGGATGTCGTAGCCGATCCCGTCGCCAAGCCGATCTGAGACCCAGTCCAACTGCTGGAAAAGCTCCGGATACCCCGCGTCGATGAGTCGCCGCTGCTCGAACCCGATGACCCACTGCTCACCGGCGCGACCAAGATTTCGGTTGGCTTCATCACGCTGGGCCCAGTTCGTTTTGCGGGGAAGTCTGACCTTAGACCCCTCTTTCGCTAGCTGCACCACCGTTTCGACGGCAGGCGGTTCGACCAAGGAGGCATGAAAGGCCTGCTGGTCAGGCGTCTTGACATCCTCCATCGCGTCCACAACCTGGGATACCAGGCTCGGCCGATCCAGGACGAACTGCTGGACCGCCTGCCGCAACAGAAGTTGAGCGTTGCTACGAGGCTTATAGCCACGGATGAAAGGCAGCTCCAGGTCGTGCAAAACGGCGCTGATATTTTGATACTTCAGCTCAACCGAACCTTTGCTGCGCCCGCGCAGCTGCTGGCGAAGCTGCGCATTGAACTCCGTCTTGATGTAGCGCTGCTGCGCAGCCTCCATTTGGAGCATCTCGAAGTACGAAGCGACCGTGGCCTGCACCTCGTCCGAGGTCCAGTCCTCACCGATACGCACGACATCGAAGCCGAGATGCTGCAACTTGGGAACGACGGTGGCCTCCCCACCGGAAAAATCAGCCGGCTTGAGCGGCCCCTCGTCAGGAAATTGATAACCAAACGCGGCCCCGACGATGGCTTTGGAGTCGCACAGCTGCCCTGTTTTTCCATCGCGCACCAGAAAGTCACGGGACTTTCCAAACCCGTATCGCGCCAGAAATGTCGTCCGGCCCAGCCGAGAAAACTCATCCAATGCGGCCTGAATGGCCGCTGGACTTTGGAGGCGCGAGAGTTCAACAGCCATCAGGGTTTTAGACATCCGTTTCAGCGGAACAAACATCGGTGCAGAGGCAATGGATCACAGTAAAAGAGATGACCGAATCGCGCACATGAAACACTTTATGTTACAACGGCCTTCTGTCACACTTGCTGCGGTTCGCTTGGCCTTCATTGGAAACGCCTGTACTCGACTCCTTTCGCGCACGTGCTCGGCGCATCGCCGCCGAGGGTCGAATTGTTTCCGTCGACGTCGAAGCCCACCCTGAAAAGGACGACCAGATCTTCGCCGTCGGCGCCGTCAGGTCCGACGGACAGGACACCTTCCGCAGCACCTGTTCCCCAGCCAAAGCAGCGTCAGTAGCGACAGCCCTCAACAGCTTTGCCCGTGACGGTCAAGTACTGCTGGGCCATAACCTCAAGCGCCACGACATTCCTCTGATGCGCGCCCAGCTGCCGCAGTTGGAGTGCCTGCAATGGCCCGTGCTGGACACGCTCGAGTTGTCCGCCCTCGCCTTCCCTAGCAACCCCTATCACCGACTGGTGAAAGGCTACAAGCTGCTCTCGGACGAGCGCAACAACCCCACCAAAGACGCCCGGGTCGCACTCAACGTGTTCGAAGAGGCCGTCGAAGCCCTACTGGAGACGAACGATCAAGAGCCCTGGTGGCTCACCGTGCTGCACTTCCTGCTGCGCAACGACGAAAGCATGGCGACATTGCTGGCCCAGGTGCGCGAGGAGACCACACCCGCTCGCGAGGCGATCGGCCCCATCGTTGCCAGCCGGTTTGCGGATCGTTGCTGCGCCACCCGTCTGGAGGCACTGGTTGCCGAAATCGTGACGTCCTTCGACGGCCACGACCCTTGGTCGGTCGCGTTTGCCCTGGGCTGGATCCGCGTTGCGGGAGGCAACTCCACCCTCCCCCACTGGGTGTTCCACGAACTTCCCGCCGTGAGGCAATTGATCGCAGAGCTACGAGAGATCGACTGCGGTCAGACCAACTGTCCCTACTGCCGCGAGAACCACAACCCCGAAGCGCTGCTGTCCTCCTTGTTCGGCAAGCCAAGCTTCCGGGCACAGCCGACGACCACCGACGGCTCATCGCTGCAACGCGCAATCGTCAGTGCTGGGCTAACGCGCGAGAGCCTGTTGGCCGTCCTGCCAACCGGCGGCGGCAAATCCATTTGCTACCAACTCCCTGCCCTCGTCCACTACCGCCGCTCAGGCCGGCTGACCATCGTCATCTCGCCGCTGCAGTCGCTGATGCGCGACCAGGTGGACAATCTGATGAAGGCCGACATCCAGTGCGCGGCGACCGTCAACGGAATGCTGACCCCACTGGAACGGCGTGATGTGCTGGACCGCATTCGCCTCGGTGACGTCGGCATCGTGCTCGTCTCACCCGAGCAGTTCCGAAGCAAAACCTTTGTTGAAGCCATCCGTGTTCGGGAGATCGCGGCCTGGGTCTTCGACGAAGCCCACTGTCTCTCCAAGTGGGGCCACGACTTTCGCACGGACTATCTGTACGTCTCGCGCTTCATCCGGGAACAATTTCCCGGACAGGCACCGATCGCCTGCTTCACCGCCACCGCCAAGCCGGACGTCATCGAGGACCTGTGCGACCACTTTCAGGAAGGCCTTCAGGTCGAACTGAAGACATTCCTCGGCGGCCACGAGCGCACGAACCTGTCCTATGCCGTTGTACCCACCTCGGGAGGCGAGAAGCCACAGCGCATCGTGGAACTGCTGCGAGATGGCTTACGGCGCGAAGATGCCGCCGTGGTCTTCTGCGCCACACGCAGGAGCGCGGAGACCATCGCACAGATCGTCACGCAACAAGGCGTGGCGTGCGCCTGTTATCACGGTGGTCTTTCCGCCGATCTGCGCAAGGAGACGCAGCGTCGCTTTCTCGACGGCGAACTGCAGGTGATCGCCGCCACCAATGCCTTCGGCATGGGGGTGGACAAGCCCAATGTCCGGCTGGTGATCCACGCCGAAATCCCCGGCTCGCTGGAGAACTACCTTCAAGAGGCCGGCAGAGCTGGGCGCGATGGGAACGAAGCCAAATGCGTCCTGTTGTTCGACCCGAAGGACGTGGAGACCCAATTCCGCCTCTCCTCCACGTCTCAGTTGTCCCAGCGAGACTTCATCGGACTGCTCCGCGCCTTGCGATTCCAGGCCAAGAAGCTGGGCAAAGGTGAGATCGTCATCTCTGCAAAAGAACTGCTTGCGCAAAGCGTCGGTACCAGCATCGAGCTCGATGCCCCTGACGCATCGACCAAGGTCACCACCGCTTTGTCGTGGCTGGAGCGCCACGGCTTCTTGACGCGCAATGAGAACGCCACCAAAGTCTTCCCTGCAAGTCTTCGGGTGACCTCACTGCAGGAGGCCAAGGAACGCATCGCCAAGGCGGATTTCTCTGCCAATGTGCGGCAGAAATTCCTCGCCGTCGCCACAGCCTTGTTCCGCTCCGAGACCCCTGAGGGGCTGAGCACCGACGAGCTCATGCTCGATGCGGGCATCCGACCTGAGGAATGCTTCCGCATCGTGCACCAGTTGGCCAAGCTGGGCATCCTGGTCAACGATCTCGGACTG
Above is a window of Acidovorax sp. KKS102 DNA encoding:
- a CDS encoding AlpA family transcriptional regulator; translated protein: MPTPSPPPLGRHSPLPTPGTTDYDETPQFLSKPPLPFRRTIRRRELHQIVPLAETTIYEMEQRGEFPQRFRLTARCVVWDLEEVEAWIEARKDASRSAKTGAPPGPDVRLRQYRPVR
- a CDS encoding abortive infection family protein; translated protein: MSHIPVTDTIAHALMQLVDDSNNNGVYREPSHADIEFHVNQAGLAEHDPKQQGQMIGKAKRVRAVLYAVMDSNPVAASRFTSGLLAKVRACGGFREASTNYVGREAIDNAKAAFDAEGFVLADDGTLSPKVLSSLRGVALTDALAAYARRAQKGAEDAALIAGAGKDLMEATAAHVLETLQGRYPSGANFQSLLGMAFIALDLAVPEMLEQPGEPAVKSMERGLFLSALGVNRVRNKQGSGHGRPWLPTLADEEAKAAIEVVGTVSAYLLSKLAKRERRVPQS
- a CDS encoding HNH endonuclease; translated protein: MANAPPSAEQQLAFLTKLQRLFAEGDFTATYKFALLIALSDLAVELGADDGGELPLATRQIAERFVQQYWRQALPYCADQIHATPGVLAQNLGAQAAVLTAIEEFRSTSSSTTLQQARGEVGYGPLLSKVAAVVSAQPLTYLQNFGGMTDPFLYERPGRGIVVLRPGIAYCLRRFHPLVQQLARNHWVGHIKANRRNHAILGDAGDLEDFLFGISRQSLAIIGAGLRKLDGSRCFYCGQGLQEADVDHFVPFALYPRDLAHNFVLAHPQCNRSKSDSLASKGHLERWLERLTTKSAPLGEIGMAAGVATDDKTAHRVAAWGYANAHAAQGRAWIKASDYEMVGSDYLAQLTPR
- a CDS encoding HIT family protein, which encodes MTTKSCPFCSLPAERVLGQNAHALWIRDGFPVSPGHSLVIPKRHIGSFFETSPQERAGLLELLDQAQAAAGAEFHPDGFNIGINDGAAAGQTVPHLHIHLIPRFRGDQPDPRGGVRWVIPDKADYWSSRN
- a CDS encoding DUF3883 domain-containing protein, yielding MAVELSRLQSPAAIQAALDEFSRLGRTTFLARYGFGKSRDFLVRDGKTGQLCDSKAIVGAAFGYQFPDEGPLKPADFSGGEATVVPKLQHLGFDVVRIGEDWTSDEVQATVASYFEMLQMEAAQQRYIKTEFNAQLRQQLRGRSKGSVELKYQNISAVLHDLELPFIRGYKPRSNAQLLLRQAVQQFVLDRPSLVSQVVDAMEDVKTPDQQAFHASLVEPPAVETVVQLAKEGSKVRLPRKTNWAQRDEANRNLGRAGEQWVIGFEQRRLIDAGYPELFQQLDWVSDRLGDGIGYDILSHERPGEHRFIEVKTTNGGHASAFIISRNELDFADEAEDAFHLYRVFQFREEPKLYILKGRLADQLHLEPIDYRASFRRLMG